Proteins encoded within one genomic window of candidate division TA06 bacterium:
- a CDS encoding RNA polymerase sigma factor RpoD/SigA: protein MNYKKISSVADDPSLDIYFKEIGSLAVLTEAQESELALKAKSGNRKALDKLVESNLRFVVSVAKDFQGRGMSMADLINEGNYGLMRAIRRYDPSKGYRFNTYAVWWIRQAILKAIAEQTRSVRLPMNRIDNLNKINKAIQELQAQSPNFGGRPSARQISKLVRIPEDEVSELLGFSSNEVSLDGPSLEGDGRSLGDTMENQAHTSPEQVLKNKTMSHDIKQVLSLLTPREEKIVKMYYGLENNEEGTLDSISRKFNISRERVRQLKERALKKIKYANESGRLRTYLD from the coding sequence ATGAATTACAAGAAAATAAGCTCGGTGGCCGACGATCCTTCCCTGGACATATATTTTAAGGAGATTGGCAGCCTGGCCGTCCTAACCGAAGCCCAGGAATCCGAACTGGCCCTGAAGGCCAAGTCCGGGAACCGCAAGGCCCTGGACAAGTTAGTGGAGAGCAACCTCCGGTTCGTGGTCAGCGTGGCCAAGGATTTTCAGGGACGGGGGATGTCCATGGCCGACCTGATCAACGAAGGCAATTATGGTTTGATGCGGGCTATCAGGCGCTACGACCCTTCCAAGGGCTACCGCTTCAACACCTATGCCGTGTGGTGGATCCGCCAGGCCATCCTCAAGGCCATCGCCGAACAGACCCGCTCGGTGCGGCTGCCCATGAACCGGATAGACAATCTGAACAAGATCAACAAGGCCATCCAAGAGCTGCAGGCCCAGAGTCCCAACTTTGGCGGCCGGCCCTCGGCCCGACAGATCTCCAAGCTGGTCAGGATACCCGAGGACGAGGTCAGCGAGCTACTGGGGTTCTCCTCCAACGAGGTCTCGCTGGATGGGCCATCCCTGGAAGGGGACGGCAGGAGCCTGGGGGATACCATGGAAAACCAGGCCCATACCTCGCCGGAACAGGTGCTGAAGAACAAGACCATGAGCCACGACATCAAACAGGTGCTGTCGCTTTTGACCCCCCGAGAGGAGAAGATCGTCAAGATGTATTACGGCCTGGAGAACAACGAAGAGGGCACTCTGGATTCCATCAGCCGGAAGTTTAACATTTCCCGGGAGCGGGTGCGTCAGTTGAAGGAGCGAGCCCTGAAGAAGATCAAATACGCCAACGAGAGCGGACGGCTGAGGACCT
- a CDS encoding Do family serine endopeptidase: MVRDNNGLGNFKLLLAGAACVIAGIILASSFNLTPFSRADKGGAENLATAAGVKSIPLPLASALQSPFVAVAKKAGPAVVNIRSKRYVESNRNNFQTPYDDFFKDFFPEFRRMEPDKKQQKVEGQGSGFIIDKKGYILTNNHVVAGNPELTVKMSDSREFSAEVVGADPKSDVAVIKLKGLKDDLPESEVAVLGNSDEIQVGDYAVAIGNPFGLERTVTQGIISYKGRTGLDIQGGGPMYQDFIQTDASINFGNSGGPLVNLRGEVVGINTAINPAGQGIGFAIPINLAKKVAEQLIDHGKVVRGYLGVLPQEITPNLAEGLGIEEMNGVLVAKVEDNTPASRAGLMEGDVIIKFDGQEVPNVAKFRQVVADTRVGTDVSIVVIREKKQRTIKATLGELPREEAQKDNGKEDNESKSWMGIKKVLAVESETAQRAGIREKEGVLVADLESGSPADEAGLAEGDVIKKINSREVKTVADYHRLRKSETRGEKAVLFLIKRGQNTLFIAVKPK, encoded by the coding sequence ATGGTTCGCGATAACAATGGATTGGGGAACTTCAAATTATTGCTGGCGGGCGCTGCCTGCGTAATCGCCGGAATCATCCTGGCCTCCAGTTTCAACCTGACGCCGTTTTCCCGGGCCGATAAGGGCGGCGCTGAAAATCTCGCGACTGCCGCTGGGGTGAAAAGCATACCGCTTCCGTTGGCCTCCGCCCTGCAAAGCCCGTTCGTGGCGGTGGCCAAAAAGGCCGGCCCGGCGGTGGTCAACATCAGATCCAAACGTTATGTGGAAAGTAACCGGAATAATTTTCAGACTCCCTACGATGATTTTTTTAAGGACTTCTTCCCCGAGTTCAGAAGGATGGAACCGGATAAAAAGCAGCAAAAGGTCGAAGGTCAGGGCTCCGGGTTCATCATCGATAAAAAAGGTTACATCCTGACCAACAACCATGTAGTGGCTGGCAACCCCGAGCTGACCGTAAAGATGTCCGACAGCCGGGAATTCTCCGCCGAGGTGGTGGGAGCCGACCCCAAGAGCGACGTGGCGGTCATCAAACTCAAGGGACTAAAGGACGATTTGCCGGAAAGCGAAGTGGCCGTGTTGGGCAATTCCGATGAGATCCAAGTGGGCGATTATGCGGTGGCCATCGGCAACCCCTTTGGGCTGGAGCGCACAGTCACCCAGGGCATCATCAGCTACAAGGGCCGGACCGGGCTGGACATCCAGGGCGGCGGGCCGATGTACCAGGATTTCATCCAGACCGACGCTTCCATCAACTTCGGTAACTCCGGCGGGCCGCTGGTCAATCTGCGGGGCGAGGTGGTCGGTATCAACACCGCCATCAATCCTGCCGGGCAGGGCATAGGATTTGCCATCCCCATCAACCTGGCTAAAAAAGTGGCCGAGCAACTGATCGATCACGGCAAGGTGGTGCGGGGATATCTGGGCGTACTGCCCCAGGAGATAACTCCGAACTTGGCCGAAGGACTGGGGATCGAGGAGATGAACGGCGTGCTGGTGGCCAAGGTTGAAGACAATACCCCGGCCAGCCGGGCCGGTCTGATGGAAGGCGATGTCATAATAAAATTTGACGGCCAGGAAGTGCCCAATGTGGCCAAGTTCCGCCAAGTTGTGGCCGACACTAGGGTGGGAACCGATGTCAGCATCGTGGTCATCCGGGAAAAGAAACAGAGGACCATCAAGGCCACCCTCGGGGAATTGCCGAGAGAAGAGGCCCAGAAGGACAATGGCAAAGAAGACAATGAATCCAAGTCCTGGATGGGCATCAAAAAGGTTCTGGCCGTCGAATCTGAGACGGCCCAGCGGGCCGGCATCCGGGAAAAAGAAGGCGTGCTGGTAGCCGATCTGGAATCCGGCTCCCCGGCCGATGAGGCCGGACTGGCCGAAGGCGACGTCATCAAAAAGATAAACAGCCGGGAAGTGAAGACGGTGGCCGACTATCATCGCTTGAGGAAATCAGAGACCAGGGGAGAAAAGGCGGTGCTGTTCCTGATAAAGCGGGGCCAGAATACCCTGTTCATAGCTGTGAAGCCAAAATAG
- a CDS encoding MerR family transcriptional regulator, translating to MMRPEPNTPVYTISVVAKLCGLHEQTLRLYERRGLLSPARISGRTRMYSQDDLETLEQIVYLIREKGVNLEGVRVIMEIEQNPEQTIARLRIHT from the coding sequence ATGATGCGCCCAGAACCCAATACTCCAGTCTACACCATCAGCGTGGTGGCCAAACTTTGCGGACTGCACGAACAGACCTTAAGGCTCTACGAGAGAAGGGGTTTGCTTTCTCCAGCCCGAATAAGCGGACGGACCAGGATGTATTCCCAGGACGACCTGGAGACCCTGGAACAGATCGTTTATCTGATTAGGGAAAAAGGCGTTAATCTAGAGGGGGTTAGGGTAATAATGGAGATTGAACAAAACCCGGAACAAACTATTGCCCGGCTGCGTATTCATACTTAG
- a CDS encoding Hsp20/alpha crystallin family protein: MGRDLIKYYPFTELSSFQDDMNRLFSDFLGRAPDRRSLSEGLWAPMIDIEETKTDIIVKAEIPGMKKEDIKIQISGDMLTISGERRHEEETKEKTYHRIERMYGQFQRVLRLPTEVHSGKTKASYENGLLTITIPKAEEEKPKEIAIEVK, translated from the coding sequence ATGGGCAGAGATTTAATCAAGTATTATCCCTTTACCGAGTTGTCTTCCTTTCAGGATGACATGAATCGACTTTTTTCTGATTTCTTGGGCCGGGCACCCGACCGCAGAAGCCTGTCCGAGGGTTTGTGGGCTCCGATGATAGACATCGAAGAGACCAAGACGGACATAATTGTAAAAGCCGAAATTCCCGGGATGAAGAAAGAGGATATAAAAATCCAGATCTCCGGCGATATGCTGACCATTTCCGGGGAACGCCGCCACGAAGAGGAAACAAAGGAGAAAACCTATCACCGGATAGAGCGGATGTACGGTCAGTTCCAGCGGGTGTTGCGGCTTCCCACCGAGGTGCATTCCGGGAAAACCAAGGCTTCTTACGAAAACGGGCTTTTAACCATTACCATTCCTAAGGCCGAAGAGGAAAAGCCCAAGGAGATTGCCATCGAGGTCAAGTAA